In one Acidimicrobium ferrooxidans DSM 10331 genomic region, the following are encoded:
- a CDS encoding NADH-quinone oxidoreductase subunit D: protein MPRRPRSSSESRARCSGFPRARSISRGFEADDRMIINMGPQHPSTHGVLRIMLEIEGETVLRSKPVIGYLHTGMEKTAETLTYLQGTTNVTRMDYLSPLNNELVYCLAVEDLLGLELPERAIWIRMLMSELNRIASHVMWMATNGMDLGSTSMMIFGFRDREMVLAFFEKVTGLRMNNNYMRPGGVAADLPDGWEDDVSAIVDTIERRVEEYHELLTGQPIFRKRVVGVGIIKPEEAIALSATGPILRSTGVAWDLRRSMPYLAYDQVDFDVVVGTVGDTWDRYMVRINEILQSIRIVRQVVERMPSGPYRAQDPKVTPPPRARIDESMEALIHHFKLYTEGIRVPAGETYAAIESPRGEIGCYLVSDGSARPYRMHIRGPSFANLQSLPVMLRGALIADAIAITSSVDPVMGEVDR, encoded by the coding sequence GTGCCACGTCGGCCGCGGAGCTCGAGCGAGAGCAGGGCGCGGTGCTCCGGGTTCCCGAGAGCGAGGTCGATCTCGAGGGGTTTCGAAGCCGACGACCGGATGATCATCAACATGGGCCCCCAGCACCCGTCGACCCATGGGGTGCTGCGCATCATGCTCGAGATCGAGGGCGAGACGGTGCTGCGTTCGAAGCCTGTCATCGGCTATCTCCACACCGGGATGGAGAAGACGGCAGAGACGCTGACCTACCTCCAGGGCACGACCAACGTGACCCGTATGGACTATCTGTCACCGCTCAACAACGAGCTGGTGTACTGCCTCGCGGTGGAGGACCTGCTCGGTCTCGAGCTGCCGGAGCGGGCGATCTGGATCCGCATGCTAATGTCCGAGCTCAATCGCATCGCCTCGCACGTCATGTGGATGGCGACCAACGGCATGGACCTCGGGTCGACGTCGATGATGATCTTCGGGTTCCGTGACCGCGAGATGGTGCTCGCCTTCTTCGAGAAGGTGACCGGCCTGCGGATGAACAACAACTACATGCGACCCGGTGGGGTCGCGGCCGACCTTCCCGACGGGTGGGAAGACGACGTCTCGGCGATCGTTGACACCATCGAGCGGCGCGTGGAGGAGTACCACGAGCTGTTGACCGGTCAGCCGATCTTTCGCAAGCGCGTGGTCGGGGTCGGGATCATCAAGCCCGAGGAGGCGATCGCGCTCTCGGCTACCGGTCCGATCCTGCGCTCGACTGGAGTCGCGTGGGATCTGCGTCGGTCGATGCCGTATCTCGCCTACGACCAGGTGGACTTCGACGTGGTCGTCGGCACGGTGGGCGACACCTGGGATCGCTACATGGTGCGCATCAACGAGATCTTGCAGTCGATCCGGATCGTGCGCCAAGTCGTCGAGCGCATGCCATCGGGACCGTATCGAGCGCAAGATCCGAAGGTCACGCCGCCGCCGCGTGCGCGTATCGATGAGTCGATGGAGGCGTTGATCCACCACTTCAAGCTCTACACGGAGGGCATTCGGGTCCCCGCAGGCGAGACGTACGCGGCGATCGAGTCTCCTCGTGGAGAGATCGGTTGCTATCTCGTCTCGGACGGGTCGGCGCGTCCCTATCGGATGCACATCCGAGGGCCGTCGTTCGCGAACCTCCAGAGTCTTCCGGTCATGCTGCGTGGCGCACTGATCGCCGACGCGATCGCGATCACGAGTTCTGTCGACCCGGTCATGGGGGAGGTAGACCGCTAA